In Fibrobacter sp., the sequence GATAAATTGAAAAATATCGTACCTGTTGTCACAGTGGCTTTTCTTGTATTTTCCAAGAAGAGAATTGAACTCTGGATATCTGCTGCGAACCTCTGTAAAGAATACCTGCTCGGCTGTATCTCCAAATTCTTTTGTGTATCTGTTGTACTTCTCAAGCTCCTTCATGTATTCAGTGATCGGAACCTTAAGAGTTGTCTGAAGAAATACATCGAAATAGAAGTCAAGCGCCGATGATTCATTCTGATGGGGAAGATGATCATGATTTGTCATCTCGGAATAATATCCTACAAGATTATCGATCCCCCTTGAGAATTCTATCACATAGTCAACCCAGCGGCCTTTTTCAGAACGCAATTTGGCGATCAACCTCTTGTCGGACAGGGCCTGTCCTGTGAAGTCATAATCCCAGGTGTTCCTGAAATAGACATTATTCTGGAAAAAGTCAATATGCGCCAGAACATGGTAGAAGATCATCACATTCATCCAGTCCGGATTATTATCATTATAGAAAGAGATCGCCGGACGGGTGTTGATTACCGTTTCGTAAGGATTGGACGGGTAAAGCTCGTAGCGGCCCTGCTCCTTCAGCACCTCCACATCATGAACCCAGTAGTCGTAGAGAGTTGGTATCATAAGTCTGGGTGTAAGCTGAATCAAGTCCCTGTTAGTTACTATATACTCCAGAGTTTCTTCCTGGAAGTTAAGTCCGGCTTTACGGGCGCGCTCCTTGCACCCCTCCATTATAGATTTGGTTCTTTGATCAATAAGTTCCATCTTATGCCTTTACACCGGTATTTCGTGTGAGATAAGTTTCCGTATACCCTCTATCAGTCTCGCCTCGCTGGCATCCTCACTCATTACATCCATCCTGAGCAGATCGGATCTCTCCTCGAGAAGTCCTGAGTTTTCCAGGTATGCCTGTACCTCTGTCTTCTCATTTGCAGCATAGGCATGTGAGGCAATCGTGATTCCTATCCTGCTTGCATAATCCATCATTTTATTGAGCTCGGGCAGAGTTTTTTCACCTGTCGTATCCCAGTCATCCCCGTCAGTGCCATGAAACACGTAGATGTTATACTCCTGGGCCAGATTCTCCTTCTCCACTATTTCATTTACCAGATGATAAGCAGCCGCTACCTGTGTGCCTCCGGCAACTCTTGAATTGTAGTAGGTGTAGAAATCAGGTATCTCCTTTGCCCCGGTATCATGCAAGATGAAGCGTGTTTCGACTCTCTTTGCATACTGGTAGAGAAGCCAGGAGTAGATAAGAACATGCTGTGCCACAACCAGTTCAGTGCATTTCCCCTCCATAGAGCCGGAGTAATCCCTGACAAAGAATACCACTGCCTGAGATTCAAAGTCCTTCTCTCTTGAGAGTATTCTGTAGATTTTATCTGTCGGTGAGACTATGAAATCAGTTGAGTCGATGTTGTTAATGTCACCTATCCGCTGAAGGTTGAAATTTGTTTCAAGAACTCTGCGCAGGGTAGCCTTTTTGTCAAGCACCTGCCCGAATCCACGATGCTTGTCGGTAATGTCGTAGACATACTTTGTCAATGACCTGCGTGCACCTCTGTCCCTGAGATTGGGGAGTTCAAATTTCTCCGTTAGAATTCTTCCCAGATCATAGGCGCTGTTCTGCACATCATGCGAGGCATCCTGGCCTTCACCTGCTCCGGTGCCCTGTCCCTGCTCAGGACGAACAGGCTGCTCACCAATCACCTCTCCATCTTCTCCCTCTCCGGTTCCTCCAGACTCTCCCCCTTCTGTGTAATTAAAGGCGGAATCATGAATGAATTTCTCCTCTACTGTACTGGGAACG encodes:
- a CDS encoding DUF444 family protein, which codes for MKTEMNENDREKYLSEKKERLLKELNGSMNHDLPTEEESGNWKLSGLYDHSDLLLLQNAQITSNPVLSLASLDELLERDRLREKDGFPRKIKVGRLIKPGKIDNGAVIIVPSTVEEKFIHDSAFNYTEGGESGGTGEGEDGEVIGEQPVRPEQGQGTGAGEGQDASHDVQNSAYDLGRILTEKFELPNLRDRGARRSLTKYVYDITDKHRGFGQVLDKKATLRRVLETNFNLQRIGDINNIDSTDFIVSPTDKIYRILSREKDFESQAVVFFVRDYSGSMEGKCTELVVAQHVLIYSWLLYQYAKRVETRFILHDTGAKEIPDFYTYYNSRVAGGTQVAAAYHLVNEIVEKENLAQEYNIYVFHGTDGDDWDTTGEKTLPELNKMMDYASRIGITIASHAYAANEKTEVQAYLENSGLLEERSDLLRMDVMSEDASEARLIEGIRKLISHEIPV